One region of Baekduia soli genomic DNA includes:
- a CDS encoding CoA transferase, with product MTGILDGLTLVEGSAFVAAPLGGMTLAQLGADVIRFDDLGGGLDHTRWPLAANGQSLFWAGLNKGKRSLRVDLRSDVGRELVSEVIATAGTFLTNFPARGWLAYDTLRARRDDLVMVHLKGNRDGSSEVDYTVNPATGFPWATGPRNLTEPLNSVLPAWDIAMGELSAVGLLAADRHRTRTGEGQLVEIALSDVAFAVVGHLGRVAEAQLATRDSPRRDGNYLYGAFGHDFLTRDERHVMVVALTHRQWKALLEVTGTQQQMAKINEATGVDLDTESGRFEDRDLIAAILRPWFESRDLDEIRLAFQGTGVSWGPYQTFRQLVEDDPRVSTETAMWEDVEHPGVGRHRMPGTPLDFSAVPREPVRRAPLLGEHTSEILTGMLGLTDAEVGRLADAGTIDLGPRA from the coding sequence ATGACCGGCATCCTCGACGGCCTCACGTTGGTCGAGGGCTCGGCGTTCGTGGCGGCGCCGCTGGGCGGCATGACCCTGGCCCAGCTCGGCGCCGACGTCATCCGCTTCGACGACCTCGGCGGCGGCCTGGACCACACACGCTGGCCGCTGGCCGCCAACGGGCAGTCGCTGTTCTGGGCGGGGCTGAACAAGGGCAAGCGGTCCCTGCGCGTCGACCTGCGCTCCGATGTCGGACGCGAGCTGGTCTCGGAGGTCATCGCCACCGCCGGCACGTTCCTCACCAACTTCCCGGCCCGCGGCTGGCTGGCCTACGACACGCTGCGGGCCCGCCGCGACGACCTCGTCATGGTCCACCTCAAGGGCAACCGCGACGGCAGCAGCGAGGTCGACTACACCGTCAACCCGGCGACCGGCTTTCCGTGGGCGACCGGCCCCCGCAACCTCACCGAGCCGCTGAACTCCGTGCTGCCCGCCTGGGACATCGCGATGGGCGAGCTGTCGGCCGTCGGGCTGCTGGCCGCCGACCGCCACCGGACCCGCACGGGGGAGGGTCAGCTCGTGGAGATCGCGCTGTCGGACGTCGCGTTCGCGGTCGTCGGGCACCTGGGCCGCGTCGCCGAGGCGCAGCTGGCGACGCGCGACTCGCCGCGGCGCGACGGCAACTACCTCTACGGCGCGTTCGGTCACGACTTCCTCACCCGCGACGAGCGCCACGTGATGGTCGTCGCCCTCACCCACCGCCAGTGGAAGGCACTGCTGGAGGTCACGGGCACCCAGCAGCAGATGGCCAAGATCAACGAGGCCACGGGCGTCGACCTCGACACGGAGTCCGGGCGCTTCGAGGACCGCGACCTCATCGCGGCGATCCTGCGCCCGTGGTTCGAGTCGCGCGACCTGGACGAGATCCGCCTGGCCTTCCAGGGCACGGGCGTCTCCTGGGGCCCGTACCAGACGTTCCGCCAGCTCGTGGAGGACGACCCCCGCGTCTCGACCGAGACGGCGATGTGGGAGGACGTCGAGCACCCCGGCGTGGGCCGCCACCGGATGCCCGGCACGCCGCTGGACTTCTCCGCCGTGCCGCGCGAGCCCGTGCGCCGCGCCCCGCTGCTGGGCGAGCACACCTCCGAGATCCTGACGGGCATGCTCGGGCTGACCGACGCCGAGGTCGGCCGCCTGGCCGACGCCGGAACCATCGACCTCGGGCCGCGGGCGTGA
- a CDS encoding TetR/AcrR family transcriptional regulator codes for MDECTALRQEARREVVREAALRVFSRQGYRGTSMQDLAREAGMGKASLYHYFNSKQEVLTELYEEVLRENVRSALRIADADRSPVQALTDVVVDRVAYTCENRRLLNVFFEEEAELPTRMRARLIRVRREYDDAILAIVERGIARGEIVLATTPRVFVNTVLGAANWVYKWYDPRGPMSPEELGRDMAGVLLGGVVPAPVPSPPSPASRGRSPS; via the coding sequence GTGGACGAGTGCACCGCGCTGCGTCAGGAGGCCCGTCGCGAGGTGGTGCGCGAGGCGGCGCTGCGCGTGTTCTCCCGGCAGGGCTACCGCGGCACCTCGATGCAGGACCTCGCACGCGAGGCCGGCATGGGCAAGGCCTCGCTCTACCACTACTTCAACAGCAAGCAGGAGGTCCTCACCGAGCTGTACGAGGAGGTGCTGCGCGAGAACGTCCGCTCCGCGCTGCGCATCGCCGACGCCGACCGCTCTCCGGTCCAGGCCCTCACCGACGTCGTGGTCGACCGCGTGGCCTACACGTGTGAGAACCGCCGCCTGCTCAACGTGTTCTTCGAGGAGGAGGCCGAGCTGCCCACCCGGATGCGCGCGCGGCTCATCCGCGTGCGGCGGGAGTACGACGACGCGATCCTCGCGATCGTCGAGCGCGGCATCGCCCGCGGCGAGATCGTCCTGGCGACCACCCCGCGGGTCTTCGTCAACACGGTCCTCGGCGCCGCCAACTGGGTGTACAAGTGGTACGACCCGCGCGGCCCGATGAGCCCGGAGGAGCTCGGCCGCGACATGGCCGGCGTCCTGCTGGGCGGCGTCGTGCCCGCCCCCGTCCCGTCCCCGCCGTCCCCCGCCTCCCGCGGCAGGAGTCCCTCGTGA
- a CDS encoding acyl-CoA dehydrogenase family protein yields MSPAPSIPAASGPGYELDDDHRDFQEVCRAFVDREVRPLVREAERSQTFPAQLWPAMAAAGLLGVGHPEEHGGTGGGVLALTILSEELGRSCGGIAITPLVSSYMAAPHLARFGTDEQQRTWLAPVLAGEHVAAIAVTEPGAGSDVAGIQATARSADGGWTLHGTKMFITNAGLADVIIVAARTEAGGERRHAGISTFLVRRGAEGMSMGRPLEKMGWHSSDTREVHFDGCFVGEDRLLGGEGRGFQQIMEAFQVERVLLAGMGLGLAEEAIADTVAHMRARSAFGGPIGRMQALRHRVAEMRAAVDAARLVTYQAAARCDAGHPGAGTSVAMAKLVAARVACEVVDEAVQLFGGYGFIEETPIAMHYRDARILRIGGGTDEVQLEIIAKRMDL; encoded by the coding sequence ATGAGCCCCGCACCGTCGATCCCGGCCGCCTCCGGGCCGGGCTACGAGCTCGACGACGACCACCGCGACTTCCAGGAGGTGTGCCGGGCCTTCGTCGACCGCGAGGTCCGGCCGCTCGTCCGCGAGGCCGAGCGGTCGCAGACCTTCCCCGCCCAGCTGTGGCCGGCGATGGCCGCCGCGGGCCTGCTCGGGGTCGGCCACCCCGAGGAGCACGGCGGCACCGGCGGCGGGGTCCTGGCGCTGACGATCCTCTCCGAGGAGCTCGGACGCTCCTGCGGCGGCATCGCGATCACGCCGCTGGTCAGCTCCTACATGGCCGCTCCGCACCTGGCCCGGTTCGGCACCGACGAGCAGCAGCGCACCTGGCTGGCGCCCGTGCTGGCCGGCGAGCACGTCGCGGCCATCGCGGTCACCGAGCCCGGCGCCGGCTCCGACGTGGCGGGGATCCAGGCCACGGCCCGGTCCGCCGACGGTGGCTGGACGCTGCACGGGACCAAGATGTTCATCACGAATGCCGGGCTGGCCGACGTGATCATCGTGGCCGCCCGCACCGAGGCCGGCGGCGAGCGCCGGCACGCGGGCATCTCGACGTTCCTCGTGCGGCGCGGCGCCGAGGGCATGTCGATGGGCCGGCCGCTGGAGAAGATGGGCTGGCACTCCTCCGACACCCGCGAGGTGCACTTCGACGGCTGCTTCGTCGGCGAGGACCGGCTCCTGGGCGGCGAGGGCCGCGGCTTCCAGCAGATCATGGAGGCCTTCCAGGTCGAGCGGGTCCTGCTGGCCGGCATGGGCCTGGGCCTCGCCGAGGAGGCCATCGCCGACACGGTGGCCCACATGCGCGCGCGCAGCGCGTTCGGCGGGCCCATCGGCCGGATGCAGGCCCTGCGCCACCGCGTCGCGGAGATGCGCGCGGCGGTGGACGCGGCGCGCCTGGTGACCTACCAGGCCGCCGCCCGCTGCGACGCGGGCCACCCCGGGGCGGGCACGAGCGTGGCCATGGCCAAGCTCGTGGCCGCGCGCGTGGCCTGCGAGGTCGTCGACGAGGCCGTGCAGCTGTTCGGCGGCTACGGCTTCATCGAGGAGACGCCGATCGCCATGCACTACCGGGACGCGCGGATCCTGCGCATCGGCGGCGGCACGGACGAGGTCCAGCTCGAGATCATCGCCAAGCGCATGGACCTCTGA